In the genome of Bufo bufo chromosome 9, aBufBuf1.1, whole genome shotgun sequence, the window caACGGCCCCGCCGCCAGTGTCcccacctcctccctccccatTGATACATTACTAgaagacacttatggagggggggggggggggggggtagagagccccatggattgtgtgtatgcCACTGCTGGGACAATTTTTTTCTTGCACTTCAATATCCAttaaatattagcacataaatcatcagattatagatattttaaggttaaagttgcaccaaataatgaagttatggtctaatatacagacagtttagtaaggagcaatttagtaaatttatGCATTAATTTCCcaagtcaaaaagagggacacttgggactcTGGGAGGCATGCTAAAATGAATAGGGTCCACCGCCAGGGGGCAGCCAGCAGCAGTGTCTGTGGCCTCCCATAGCGATGGATGGTGTCTTACTTGCCAAACCTTAGGAGCTGCTGCCCTCTAGTGGACGATGGCGGCGATGCAGGACTGACGGGAGGCGGAAAGGGAAGTGCTGTGCTGGCGGTGCTGGTCGGAAACCCACGTAGTGCAGCTGTGTGTGCAGTCAGAGATGTCCGAGGCTGCGCTGGAGGAGATCTCTGTGCTGTCAGCCATATACTGTGATCCGGGGGAATGGGAAGTCCTCTCACGTTCAGGTGATGGCAAAGTCATGGATTAGCAGTGTGTGAATCCCTGGGGACAGAATAATGGAATAGTAGCCATTGTACAATTATATTCATAAATGCAGGGttcatgtatgtacagtatatatattgtgCATTGGTTAAGATTATTGACGCACACGTACCACCGATCTTAGGCTCATTACTTTCACACATGCGTCGCCGCAACGTTGCCGGATCAGGATCCTGGTCCGtatgacaaatacattttttgcggtctgagcatgccggATcggttttgctggaacactcagGTCCGGATCATTAACGCATTTCAATgagaaaaaatgccggcattccagcaagtgttccggaattttggccggtgataaaaccgtagcatgctgcggtgttatctccgtcctgaaaagtcaaaaagactgaactgaagacatcctgatcggatctctctccattcagaatgcacggggataaaacggatcagttcatttCCGATATTGcgccccctaggacggaactcaatgccggaaaagaaaaacgctagtgtgaatatGCCCTTAGCCTATTGACCTATTGATTGGCGTAGGCCCAGAAAACGTCAGATGTACCCATAGGCTTTGTTTTTGTCTCCGTCTGGGTGGCCTGTGCTTTCCCATACCATGGGCCGCTGAGAAAGGTACACTGAGCCGTATGCTCACCCTATGGGCGACGTATGCCGCCGTGTACCTATAGAGCGGGATACGTCGGAGGCATTGGTGTCATGACACTGTCGTGATGCCAGTGACGTGCGCCATATATGGATCAGCATTGGCTCATTTTGTAAAAAGTAATACAACTGATATCGGGGGACAGTCTGCAGACCCCCATCCCCTTACGATTGTCTGGACCCACTGATATTAATATGTGGTcgacagattaaaggggttgtcctcaggataggtcatcaatatcagaacggcggggtctgactcctggccgcTGCATTTACCAGAGCCccggtgactagagatgagcgaacttctgttttaagttcggcgtctaaagttcggcttccggttagcggaggatcccgatatggattccgaattccgttgtggtccgtggtagcggattcaataatgaccattattgattccgctaccacggaccacaacggaattcggaatccatatcgggatcctccgctaaccggaagccgaactttagacgccgaacttaaaacagaagttcgctcatctctaccggtGACTACTGTGGTCTCTTCACAGCgccttacattgtatagtggccgtgcttggtattgcagctcagtcccgttcacttgaatgggacttagCTGCACTTAGGGCATGTGACGTCACTAACCTAGGAAGAGACTTAAGCAGTCGCGGAGCGACGCGAACAGCTGAAcgtgggacccccacagatctgatactgatgacctaccctgaggatacgccatcaatatcaaattcctggataaccccttcaagctAAAAAGGCAGTTAGCCTATGCAGAAATTAAGACAAATTGTGTTTGGCACTGACATGAAGCTTCCCTTTTTCACAAAGAGGTTCTTCAGCATCTGCACCCGCCCAAGATGCTGCAGAACCTTGTATTACTcatggctgctgcagaacctcgttTTGTATAAATGGATCAGTGGTTGACATGAAGCGCCCTTTTTCCTTTCAGACATAGGTTTTGCAGTAGTTGATGCCTTTTAGGGCTCACACACACGGCCGtttatgaatgagtctgcatccgttccgcaattttgtggaaggctgcggagccattcatttcaatggggccacaaaatatatacggacagcacaccatgtgctgtgcgcatccgtagttccgtttcgCAGCCCCGTAATCGCAGACAAAAATAGGCtttttctatatagtgccggccatgtgcgttccacaaaatgcggaacgcacacggccggtattcgtgttttgcgaatccacaaTTTGTACTGGGGGGCACTCAGGGCCTGCAACTTCATGCCATTACACAGAACTCCTCTGTGACCTCCAGTATTCTTAGAATTTGTAAGTGAATGAGAgcaatgctgcagtaaccaggcgcggccactacacagtgtgaGCTTCTAGAAACAGCAGATTAGGGGGGTCGGAGTCGGACCCCCtcacatctgatattgatgacccatcataaggctaggtcatcagtattaaactctCGGAAACCCCCTCCTACTCTTTGTGTAGGCAACTGACTTGGAGCATAGAAAGCCAATACGAAAAAATGAGATTTTAATGAtttacataaaaaaagaaaaattggggtctagaaattcccttaggcctctttcacgcaggcaagatttccgcgcaggtgcgatgtgtgaggtgaacgcattgcacctgcactgaatccggacccattcatttctatggggctgtgcacatgagcggtgattttcacgcatcactggtgcgttgcgtgaaaatcgcagcatgttctatattgtgcgtttttcacacaacgcaggccccatagaagtgaatggggctgcgtgaaaatcgcaagcaagtgcggatgcggtgcgattttcacgcacggttgctaggagatgatcgggatggggacccgatcattattattttcccttaaaccatggttataagggaaaaattttgcattcttaatacagaatgcatagtacaatagcgctgtaggggttaaaaaaataaataataattatttaactcacctcatccacttgttcgcgcagcccggcttctcttctgtcttcttcttggctgtgcaggaggaaaaggacctgtggtgacgtctctgcgctcatcacatggtccgtcacatgatctatcaccatggtgatggaccatgtgaagagcgcagtgatgtcatcaaaggtcctttacccaggtcccgaagaaagaagagaagccgggctgcgcgaagaagtggattaaggagagttaaatcattattattatttttttattttattttttattctgtattaggaatgctattattttcccttataaccatgttataagggaaaataataaaatctacacaacacctaacccaagcccgaacttctgtgaagaagttcgggtaccaaacatgccgatttttcttacgggcgtgcaaaacgcattaaaatgtttttcccgcgacgcaccagcatattatccggcccaaatccatgacgcccgtgtgaaagaggccttagaggagTGGTTAAGAATAAATATCTTTCTTGGGACAGATATCTCAAAAAGTTTATGGGATGACCTACAAAGATGGATAGTTGTCTCAAAAATGGACAGTTTTAgacttctttcacactagcgtcaggacggatccgacaggctgttcacattgactataatggggacgggggcggagctccgccgcagcacggcggtgcacggcgtgaggcggctggactaaaaagtcggacatgcagtacttttagtccggcggccttttcggcgtgcactgccgtgctccgccccatccccattatagtcaatggggacggagcggctgcacggcgaaatagcggcaggacggatccgacagggtgaacagcctgtcggatccgtcctgccgctagtgtgaaagtactcttaggtAGGTTGAAATCATTATTGCCTTCTACTTAACGTACATCCAGGAAAGCCTCCTAACAtacattattcattccgtcataatagaagtctatgggctgcaaaacggatccgtcctgtgtcCATTATGCAGgagggatccgttttgcagcccatagacttctattatgacggaatgcctctaaaggcattccgttatggtccgtggtaacggaatccataacgcaattcaccttttaccaccaaatgaagagtgaacgaattttaaaatatgaaattcgctcatctctaatcatgatgatcgctgggggtctccgcagtaggacccccacttatgctctatcttgtggataggagataacttttaaacaaccggaatacccctttaatacactCAGTACAAACAAACCTGAAGACGCCAGTGACTTGAAACTAAAGCGAGATGGCAGCCAGGTCCTTGAGAGTGACCAACGCAACAGACAAGACGTCACAGATCTGTCTGTGACTCATTGTTACAGCATGAAAGCGACTGGCCACAAATACACCGTATTGTCTGCCTTCCTAAACCTTCTTAAAGGGATCTACAGATCACATGGGTCCCCATCACGCAGTGATATGTGTACAGGGGGCACTTCATAGAAGTTAGGCTAGCTTCACATCtgagttaagcctcattcacacgtcacattcatcatctggttccgcagggcattgttcacaataaagcggtcatcagtgtgggatgtggccaaaggacgtccacttctatgcctttctgtgactcttccagtctctctgtatctctgttgcaacctgctgatgacactctgtgacactctaagctcagtggcctcttccgtctgagaacatcctgcttgaaacctcacaatggcgaggtactgttgatcaattgttaggtgtcgtcttggtctcatgatgtcaaaatatgaacagcatgatgaggaggacttcttaaagggaacctgtcatcaactttatgctgtccatactaacggcagaataaagtagagacaggtgaggtgatttcagaggtctgtcatttatgagttaaaagtaagtggttgccgagaaccaacatcacaatcattgcagactgggcctggaagagagtcccggccacctgagaagagtcctggttattcatgagttCCTGCTCTCCtgttgatgactgacagtctaataccgagttttctccctttctctctaggagagaactgccaatcctcagcagatgggcgagagtgcgggagattaggaataaccaggactcttctcaggtagatttgactcttctcaaggcctgggctgcaatgattatgatgttggttctcacaaccacttacttttagctcatgactgacacaccgctgacatcagcatgtatgtcactaatttatgctgccctcagtgagatcagcataaagttgatgacaggttccctttaaataccaattctaattgaatcaggaaatttattgggcgattcatggatcaaacaccagttgtgaattttgccgttaagctccttgttagagaacagcaagctgTGCAgaaagtactgaaacactgaacagttggacatgtgcatgtaAAAGTTTAGAAAAGGTCACGTTAAAGTGAACTTAACTCTGACACttgtttattttttgcatttcttcaaaataaagaaaatttacAAGAAAAGGTCacgttaagttcacctgtaaaggttatagtgcattttaggttcatcatgaaatttcacccacaagccaaatatccctaactttttgagaGCAGTGTATGTCCACAGGAGCTTCACCGTCTAGTAGGTCTCGACCTTTTCTCCTCCCTCTACCGTTCGATATGTTTTCTTGATGTAacaacattttttttgcaaatgttcaATAAAAATGCAATGGAAAGAACAGAAAGTAACATTTCACAGAATGTTCTTGGTCAGGTTTTCATAACCCTTAACTCTCCATTAATATCTCCGTCTTGATGCCCTCAACCAAAGATAAATGGCGCATGGAGCCATTGGAGAATGTAATTTCCCTCTGATTTATTGCTGTCAGGATATTGCATTGTGGCTGATTGGGTTTCCATGTTTTGTAGAGAGCGGAATAACTGTAATGATTCAGACCAACGTGCGGAGGATAGCAGAATCTGAAATCCGGCTTCGTCTTGTGTTTGATCTGCCGGTTACGTATCCATCCTGTCTACCAAATCTCTCTGTCAGCTCCGAAGAACTTACTAGGGCACAGTGTAAAGAGCTAAGAGATAAATTACTTGACCAAGCCCGGGAGCATCTCTCAGAACCCATGATACATGACTTGGTCTTGTGGACACAGCAGAATTTTAACAGCATAATTGGGAATTCCATCCAAGATGAAAAACGCCTTCTGTCAGCAGTGACTGACGATGGGACGTGGACAACCCTTTTACATTTAGATCACATGAGGGCTAAGAACAAATATGTCAAAACTGTAGAAAAATGGACGTTGGATTTGAAGCTGACTGGGAAACTAATGTTCATGGGCAAAATAATACTGATTCTTCTGCAAGGGGACAGGAGTAATATTAGGGTGAGTAAGAAAGTCAAGACTTTGTGTCTTCTCTTGAACATTCTTCTTTAAAGCggtacccagaatttcacccaggcagcccccctaatgTTAGCatgggagcatttcatgctcgatgctctcccttgccctgcgcaggatcgctcaggacaagggctttttttatttacaataacacactgctaggcggaggcttcctcccagtcccagcagtgtgttcggtgacgtcaccggctctgataggacggctttagcgctgccctagccattttacaggctagggcagcgctaaggcccacccatcagtgccggtgacatcaccggactCACTGCTGggaggaagcctccgcctggcagccctgtGGAGAGCCCGGGACGTCACtggatctcctgaaaatgcctttgccctgcgcgcttcagcgcagggcaaagtagagcattggagcatgaaattctCTGATGCTATcattaggggggctgcctgggtgagatTTTGGGTACCCCTTTAAAgcactgaacccagacaacccctttaacaagtgaCATAAAATATTAAAAGTAACGTTAATAATGGATCTAGACTATTGAGGTCATTaatcaaactgctgtaaagtagaactggcttagttgcccatagcaaccaatcagattccaccttttatttcccaaaggagctgtcaaaaatgaaatatggaatctgattggttgctatgggcaaccaagccagttaaatcagtttgataaatgacccgatGTGTGTTTATCCACGTGTATCTCCAGTATCTCGCCCCCCCTTTCCCCTTATGTCATACTGACTGTGGTCAGCGCCCAGATATGGGGatccttttttttaaccccattttTGTAACTCATTTTTGTCACTGAAAGCTGTTATGCCATGTTtggatgtaaaaataaaaaatcagacatcatatagtacatggggtctctttctaataaagctataaCCAGACccttacctcacatggatccagagatcttcccatttaTTGATCCAATGGCCCTGTTAGATTAACTTCAGGTGGGCAGCTCagtgggagtgtcctttctgcagcatctctctccctgtaaggggtcatgcacacgaacgtattttctttccgtgtccattccgttttttggcggaccatatgcggaaccattcacttcaatgggttcgcaaaaaaaagtgaaattaatcCGTTTGCATTTCGTTTCTGTATGACCGCtttgccgttccgcaaaaaaatagtgcatgtcctattattgtccgcaaatcacggtccttgcctctatttaagtcaatgggtctgcaaaaaatatggaacgcatacggaacacatcggtatgtcatccgtattttgcagatccatgcccactttgcccatgcGTTTACTGTTTGCAAacattacagtacattacagtaatgataaacttcctgtttccgcttgcaatccgcaaaaaaacggatcgcatacgaaaaccatacggatatgttttgtggcatAACAGAATGGATGCAGccacaaaacaggaaaaaaaaaacctcagatacgaaataacggatccgttaaaaatggaccgcaaaactacaacggtcgtgtgcatgagaccttagtgtcacagcttctaacagtagatatggctggtggcagttgaagggtgGAGCTGAGcacgtgtgaccacctcagtaagtggacgtgcacattactatacaaaTTAAAGACCGGGGGCGGCATTATAATGAACAGAATCTGACAACTGGAACATTTTTGTAAGAGAAAGTAGACTTTGTGAGTGCATTGTATTTGTGTCTTATGGTTTAAAAGATGCCCATATTCATGAGAGAAAAGTCTCTGAAGTGGGCAATTTTGGCCGACCATCATTTAAAAATTTTACGTAAATGATTGTTCAGGATGACCAACCATCTGCCAAAAATGTAATCGGCGAGGATGGAAAAATTTGGTCACCCAAAACTACATGTGTAAGGCATAAATTAGGCCAGCTATTTGCCACTTTCCTCATGCCCCCCGGGAGTCAGACTTCATGAGCAGCCAGTCTCGGCCCTCCTGTTGTTGGGATCATACCATCGGTTAGGTTTGGTAGAAGTTTATGTTGTTTCCCAAAAACACTAGGTCACTGGGCCCAGCGCTGATACATTGGTCAAAAACTTCCTATTGAACCTTACATCTGGACAGATGTGGCTGTGGAGTCAACTTTTAGCGCCAGTTCACACAGAAACGGACCAAAATCAGCCCCAAAAAACacctcaaaacagcctcccattcatttcaataggaagcagcactttttttttataaattttttttttttacacctgtaaaaaagaagcagcatgtccTATCATGGGGCAGAATCCGCGCTGAATCTGCCATTGAAATGGTCCAGGTGTTCTGTGCGTTTTTTGGtgcagatctgcttcaaaaacctCAAGCTAAAAATTCACCTTTTATTAAAcccattggtaaaaaaaaaagttgtcaagAAACGCACAAAAAAACGTGTTTTTTCATGCTGAAAAACAACACTTGGAGTCTGCGCTGATTTTtcgtgtgaactggcccttagaAAATGAAATAGTGTACGTGTTATCATCTGCTCTGGATCTCATCACTTTACACACTGACAGGATTTGTCTTACGAGTGTACTGTGAGTGGTGgagtttttatctttattttttttctaccatattGAATAACACTTATCTTGTCTTCTATTTTTTGGTTCCTCTTGTAGGAATATCTGGTTCTCCAGAAAACCTGTAAAGTCGATGTTGATTCAAGTGGGAAGAGATGTAAAGAAAGGATGATCAGTGTGTTGTGTGAAATGAAACTACCTCCTGAACATGAAAGGTGCTTCCTTGTATAGTGAAAtaatattaaagggaatgtgtcggcagaaaatgaacttttgtttaaatcacgtttttatgtttaacgtattttttaagaatttttgatgttatttttcattttccatgttactatctataattaaacaaaaaccataaaatcctgcagttttcgcactggctactaagcctaataataggcgccacttcttggtctgtacagatcacgttATTGCAGTTATAtaccattctaatcctgcctgtaatgatatcacctctgtgtacagataagacaggatcctccattcacaataggtgattgtcagagcttctctattcttcccttgtacaatgacctctgcacaggtcgcagagcatgcctagaaaacgctCCCAAAGAAGTCaacgaggtcccctcctgaccattgtgtctatggcccatggggctgccgtaaggaaattttttttaatgctttgtaaatgctgttaagaacagctcaggtaagatggccgcctccataatcatgttctggaaatagaataaataaatctataatcagaaaataaaatcagatcaggcctcatgcacacgaacgtgtgccaggcatgcggtccacaatgcacggacaCCGACCGTGTGCCCACCGTCTGCAgacgcagacctattcacttgaagtgggtccacgatctgcatcCGATGGTCTGCACCGATGCATGCGCTAcatttttgctgtgcggaggcacgaacagaaagcccacggaagcactccgtagggcttctgatccatgcctccgttccacactgtATTTCTCGGATTGAGGACTCATTCTAGTGTTGGCAGCTCGCAATATGGGCAGGGACCTGCGAtggtcgtgtgcttgaggccttagaaactgac includes:
- the RWDD3 gene encoding RWD domain-containing protein 3 isoform X1; the protein is MSEAALEEISVLSAIYCDPGEWEVLSRSESGITVMIQTNVRRIAESEIRLRLVFDLPVTYPSCLPNLSVSSEELTRAQCKELRDKLLDQAREHLSEPMIHDLVLWTQQNFNSIIGNSIQDEKRLLSAVTDDGTWTTLLHLDHMRAKNKYVKTVEKWTLDLKLTGKLMFMGKIILILLQGDRSNIREYLVLQKTCKVDVDSSGKRCKERMISVLCEMKLPPEHERYPTFEVKEYSSTSELEKEFESAGLSEMFAEYLSGLF
- the RWDD3 gene encoding RWD domain-containing protein 3 isoform X2, with the protein product MIQTNVRRIAESEIRLRLVFDLPVTYPSCLPNLSVSSEELTRAQCKELRDKLLDQAREHLSEPMIHDLVLWTQQNFNSIIGNSIQDEKRLLSAVTDDGTWTTLLHLDHMRAKNKYVKTVEKWTLDLKLTGKLMFMGKIILILLQGDRSNIREYLVLQKTCKVDVDSSGKRCKERMISVLCEMKLPPEHERYPTFEVKEYSSTSELEKEFESAGLSEMFAEYLSGLF